In the genome of Leucobacter luti, one region contains:
- a CDS encoding TadE family type IV pilus minor pilin, with translation MTAEFAIVLPVVVAVLGLVIGAVTLAAHRITLVSLAGEVARLEARGDTDAARVRLANLSAGTEITRDTRAGLHCVELRAAPMSGLLGGITIGAESCAARSGAGAVTAAVANISGAGAGAGAGAGEGSGSSPESSATTRASESAGAHS, from the coding sequence GTGACCGCGGAGTTCGCGATCGTGCTGCCCGTAGTGGTTGCGGTGCTCGGCCTCGTGATCGGTGCGGTCACGCTCGCGGCCCACCGGATCACCCTCGTTTCGCTCGCGGGAGAGGTCGCGCGTCTCGAAGCACGCGGAGACACAGATGCAGCGCGTGTGCGGCTCGCCAATCTGAGTGCAGGCACGGAGATTACCCGCGACACGCGGGCCGGGCTCCACTGCGTCGAATTGCGAGCTGCGCCCATGAGTGGCCTCCTCGGCGGAATCACCATTGGTGCCGAATCGTGCGCTGCGCGTTCCGGCGCTGGTGCGGTCACAGCCGCTGTTGCCAACATCTCAGGCGCTGGCGCTGGCGCTGGCGCTGGCGCTGGGGAAGGATCGGGGTCCAGTCCCGAAAGTTCCGCCACCACCCGTGCGAGCGAATCTGCCGGGGCTCACTCATGA